The following are encoded in a window of Amycolatopsis lexingtonensis genomic DNA:
- the yjfF gene encoding galactofuranose ABC transporter, permease protein YjfF — MTTLTRIKGYRPQQRHLPILATMALLIGAYVFGAASYDAFGSGQVVLDLFINNAFLLVVAVGMTFVILTGGIDLSVGSVVALSTVISGDLLQKHGWPAYAAIAVVLVVGALLGAGMGALIHFFEIQPFIATLIGMFFARGLCYTISTEAYSIDNATIATLAQTQIPLGGELHISISVVVALVVVAAAVYVLAFTRFGRTVYSIGGNAQSAMLMGLKTGRTKIAVYTISGFCSALGGLLLVLYKSSGDPLNGVGLELTAIAAVVIGGTILTGGSGYVLGTVLGIMVLGIIQTLITFDGTLNSWWTSIITGALLFVFIVLQRLVTRRTR; from the coding sequence ATGACCACGCTGACCCGCATCAAGGGCTACCGGCCGCAGCAGCGGCACCTCCCGATCCTCGCGACGATGGCGCTGCTCATCGGCGCGTACGTCTTCGGCGCGGCCAGCTACGACGCGTTCGGGTCCGGGCAGGTCGTGCTGGACCTGTTCATCAACAACGCGTTCCTGCTCGTGGTCGCGGTCGGGATGACGTTCGTGATCCTCACCGGCGGCATCGACCTGTCCGTCGGCTCGGTCGTCGCACTGTCCACAGTGATCTCCGGCGACCTGCTGCAGAAGCACGGCTGGCCCGCGTACGCGGCGATCGCCGTGGTGCTGGTGGTCGGCGCGCTGCTCGGCGCAGGGATGGGCGCGCTCATCCACTTCTTCGAGATCCAGCCGTTCATCGCCACGCTGATCGGGATGTTCTTCGCCCGCGGGCTCTGCTACACGATCAGCACCGAGGCGTACTCGATCGACAACGCGACGATCGCGACCCTGGCCCAGACGCAGATCCCGCTCGGCGGGGAACTGCACATCTCGATCAGCGTGGTCGTCGCGCTGGTCGTCGTGGCCGCCGCGGTCTACGTGCTGGCGTTCACCCGGTTCGGCCGCACGGTCTACTCGATCGGCGGCAACGCGCAGTCCGCGATGCTGATGGGCCTCAAGACCGGTCGCACGAAGATCGCGGTGTACACGATCAGCGGGTTCTGCTCGGCGCTGGGCGGGCTGCTTCTCGTGCTGTACAAGTCTTCCGGCGACCCGCTCAACGGCGTCGGCCTGGAGCTGACCGCGATCGCCGCGGTCGTCATCGGCGGCACCATCCTCACCGGCGGGTCCGGCTACGTGCTGGGCACCGTGCTCGGGATCATGGTGCTGGGCATCATCCAGACGCTGATCACCTTCGACGGCACCCTCAACTCCTGGTGGACTTCGATCATCACCGGCGCCCTCCTCTTCGTCTTCATCGTCCTGCAACGCCTGGTCACCCGACGCACCCGCTAG
- a CDS encoding LamG-like jellyroll fold domain-containing protein translates to MLRRIRRPLAVLAALTLFSALPVTAAGAADADPALAGHWTFDEGSGTTAADSAGDHPATLNAGAGWAPGIRGGALTTDGTSGFADAGAPVLDTTKSFSVSSWVKLDKTSGFQTFVSVDGNQVSNFFLQFRDDSRRFAFTRLAGDAPADGVVASANFDPVAGQWYQLTGVFDAAVSTLSLYVDGTRQATVAAPAGWAGTGHLVIGRGKYGGNPVDYVDGTIDDVRAYSGALTAADAARLAIAGHWTLDEGTGTTAADDSLDARTATLTGGATWGDGVVGTHGVALNGTDAAVEAPAPVVDTAQSFSVSAWVKPSAATGFRTAVSVDGSTISGFYLQRAADSRFAFTRRAGDGDTASSSAVSTLPAQADQWQHLVGVYNRAAGTLSLYVNGTLQQSVPFATPWTASGHLVIGRGKWAGSPADWFAGGVDDVRAYPTPLTSSAVAALAASGSWHFDEGVGTIARDASANAADGTLRGATWTAGAAGKAVQLGGKSTVDMGTSPAFDTGTGSLSLAAWFRTTADGTLADHGDGYALGVTGGKLTARVGTLQVTTTGGGLADGNWHHAAVVLDRASQRLTVYADGDAATVTSTCGTPSGTTLDVSACPVSGTAAAPLTVGAGFTGAVDELELRRFPLTAAQIGTLAGANQLAVDANVVRANTRPTTYGSILEDISHSVEGGLYAELVRNRTFKEAYQRGSGAGDTPVPYWSLVTSPGATGSYTIDTATPLNTALDRSLKLHADAVPAGGRVAAANVGYYGVAAKPGTKYTGSFFGKGAWTGAVRVTLEKPDGTVLASKDVQPVGPAWTQQTFSFTTPSTIAASTDNRIVVSLVNKGKTALAGDAWFQQVSLFPPTFKNHGVRLDLGQKLAAMKLGLFRVPGGNYLEGNTLDTRFAWKNTIGKPEERPGHQNTAWGYWSTDGFGILDYLKLSEDIGAQPLLALFAGYTLNGQHVDQADYPQYVQEALDEIEYAIGDATTTWGAKRAADGHPAPFDLHYVEVGNEDWFDGSGSYAWRFTDMYNAIKAKYPQLTVIATTGGLQGGAASSTPTGVRPDAADDHYYQSPQWFTDNSTRYDTADRSGPDILVGEYGAQDGRPTGTLAAAIGEAAFLTGLERNSDVVIGSMYAPVLVQENQANWPVNLIGFDAGSSYGSPSYWVQQMFSSTLGKQIVTSRLNQGSPLRQVVNVTTKNGRKTFTVKLVNPAGQVQTARLALTGVTAVDGTGTLTTLTGDPAGRNTLAAPAAIVPQTRELTGLAATSKLTLPANSVTTLVMTGR, encoded by the coding sequence ATGCTCCGCAGAATCCGGCGGCCCTTGGCCGTGCTGGCGGCTCTGACCTTGTTCTCCGCCCTGCCCGTGACCGCGGCGGGGGCGGCGGACGCCGACCCGGCGCTCGCCGGGCACTGGACGTTCGACGAAGGCAGCGGGACCACCGCCGCCGACAGCGCGGGGGACCACCCCGCGACCCTGAACGCCGGCGCGGGCTGGGCACCCGGCATCCGCGGCGGCGCGCTGACGACCGATGGCACGAGCGGGTTCGCCGACGCCGGCGCGCCGGTGCTGGACACCACCAAGAGCTTCTCCGTGAGCAGCTGGGTCAAGCTCGACAAGACCTCGGGCTTCCAGACTTTCGTGAGCGTCGACGGGAACCAGGTCAGCAACTTCTTCCTGCAGTTCCGCGACGACTCGCGCCGCTTCGCCTTCACCCGCCTCGCCGGGGACGCGCCCGCCGACGGGGTCGTCGCCTCGGCGAACTTCGACCCGGTCGCCGGCCAGTGGTACCAGCTCACCGGGGTGTTCGACGCGGCGGTGTCAACGCTGTCGTTGTACGTGGACGGCACCCGGCAGGCCACGGTGGCCGCGCCCGCGGGCTGGGCCGGCACCGGTCACCTGGTGATCGGCCGGGGCAAGTACGGCGGCAACCCGGTGGACTACGTCGACGGCACGATCGACGACGTCCGGGCCTACTCCGGCGCGCTCACCGCGGCCGACGCCGCCCGCCTGGCCATCGCCGGGCACTGGACCCTCGACGAGGGCACCGGCACCACCGCGGCCGACGACTCGCTCGACGCGCGCACCGCCACCCTGACCGGCGGCGCGACCTGGGGCGACGGCGTCGTCGGCACCCACGGCGTCGCCCTCAACGGCACCGATGCCGCGGTCGAGGCTCCGGCTCCGGTCGTCGACACCGCGCAGAGCTTCTCGGTGTCCGCCTGGGTGAAGCCCTCGGCGGCCACGGGTTTCCGGACCGCGGTGAGCGTCGACGGCTCGACGATCAGCGGGTTCTACCTCCAGCGCGCCGCCGACAGCCGGTTCGCCTTCACCCGCCGCGCGGGCGACGGCGACACGGCGTCGTCCTCGGCGGTGTCGACGCTGCCCGCGCAGGCTGATCAGTGGCAGCACCTCGTCGGCGTCTACAACCGCGCGGCCGGCACGCTTTCCCTGTATGTCAACGGAACCCTGCAGCAGAGCGTTCCGTTCGCGACGCCGTGGACCGCCTCCGGGCACCTGGTCATCGGGCGCGGCAAGTGGGCCGGCAGCCCGGCCGACTGGTTCGCCGGGGGAGTCGACGACGTCCGCGCGTACCCGACCCCGCTGACCTCCTCCGCCGTCGCCGCGCTGGCGGCCAGCGGATCGTGGCACTTCGACGAGGGCGTGGGCACGATCGCCCGTGACGCGAGCGCGAACGCCGCCGACGGCACGCTTCGCGGAGCCACCTGGACCGCGGGCGCGGCGGGCAAGGCCGTCCAGCTCGGCGGCAAGTCCACTGTGGACATGGGTACCTCGCCCGCGTTCGACACCGGCACCGGCTCGCTCTCGCTGGCCGCCTGGTTCCGCACCACCGCGGACGGCACCCTGGCCGACCACGGCGACGGGTACGCGCTCGGCGTGACCGGCGGCAAGCTCACCGCCCGCGTCGGCACCCTCCAGGTGACCACCACCGGCGGCGGTCTCGCCGACGGCAACTGGCACCACGCCGCCGTCGTCCTCGACCGCGCCTCCCAGCGGCTCACCGTCTACGCCGACGGCGACGCGGCCACGGTCACCAGCACCTGCGGCACGCCGTCGGGCACCACCCTGGACGTCTCGGCCTGCCCGGTGTCCGGGACCGCGGCCGCGCCGCTGACGGTCGGCGCCGGGTTCACCGGCGCGGTCGACGAGCTGGAGCTGCGCCGCTTCCCGCTCACCGCCGCCCAGATCGGCACCCTCGCGGGCGCCAACCAGCTGGCCGTGGACGCCAACGTCGTCCGCGCCAACACCCGCCCGACCACCTACGGCTCGATCCTCGAGGACATCAGCCACTCCGTCGAAGGCGGGCTGTACGCGGAACTCGTCCGCAACCGCACCTTCAAGGAGGCCTACCAGCGCGGCAGCGGCGCTGGTGACACCCCGGTCCCGTACTGGTCGCTGGTCACCTCGCCGGGCGCCACCGGCAGCTACACGATCGACACCGCCACGCCGCTCAACACCGCACTGGACCGGTCGCTGAAGCTGCACGCCGACGCGGTCCCGGCGGGCGGGCGCGTGGCCGCGGCCAACGTCGGCTACTACGGCGTCGCCGCGAAACCGGGCACGAAGTACACCGGCAGCTTCTTCGGCAAGGGCGCGTGGACCGGCGCGGTCCGGGTCACCCTGGAGAAACCGGACGGCACCGTGCTGGCGAGCAAGGACGTCCAGCCGGTCGGGCCCGCGTGGACGCAGCAGACGTTCAGCTTCACCACGCCGTCGACCATCGCCGCGTCGACCGACAACCGGATCGTCGTCTCCCTGGTCAACAAGGGGAAGACGGCGCTGGCCGGTGACGCCTGGTTCCAGCAGGTCTCGCTGTTCCCGCCGACCTTCAAGAACCACGGCGTCCGCCTCGACCTCGGGCAGAAGCTCGCCGCGATGAAGCTCGGCCTGTTCCGCGTCCCGGGCGGCAACTACCTCGAAGGCAACACCCTCGACACCCGGTTCGCCTGGAAGAACACCATCGGCAAGCCGGAGGAGCGGCCCGGCCACCAGAACACCGCGTGGGGCTACTGGTCCACCGACGGCTTCGGCATCCTCGACTACCTCAAGCTGTCCGAGGACATCGGCGCCCAGCCGCTGCTGGCCCTGTTCGCCGGCTACACGTTGAACGGTCAGCACGTCGACCAGGCCGACTACCCGCAGTACGTCCAGGAAGCGCTCGACGAGATCGAATACGCCATCGGCGACGCCACCACGACGTGGGGCGCGAAGCGGGCCGCCGACGGGCACCCGGCGCCGTTCGACCTGCACTACGTCGAGGTCGGCAACGAGGACTGGTTCGACGGTTCCGGCTCCTACGCCTGGCGCTTCACCGACATGTACAACGCCATCAAGGCGAAGTACCCGCAGCTGACGGTCATCGCCACGACCGGCGGCCTGCAGGGCGGGGCCGCGTCGAGCACGCCGACCGGGGTCCGCCCGGACGCCGCGGACGACCACTACTACCAGTCGCCGCAGTGGTTCACCGACAACTCGACGCGCTACGACACCGCGGACCGCTCCGGCCCGGACATCCTCGTCGGCGAGTACGGCGCCCAGGACGGCCGGCCCACCGGCACCCTGGCCGCCGCCATCGGCGAAGCCGCGTTCCTGACCGGGCTCGAACGCAACAGCGACGTCGTCATCGGCTCGATGTACGCGCCGGTGCTGGTGCAGGAAAACCAGGCCAACTGGCCGGTGAACCTGATCGGCTTCGACGCCGGGAGCAGCTACGGCTCGCCGTCGTACTGGGTGCAGCAGATGTTCTCCAGCACCCTCGGCAAGCAGATCGTGACCAGCCGCCTCAACCAGGGCAGCCCGCTGCGGCAGGTGGTCAACGTGACCACCAAGAACGGCCGGAAGACGTTCACGGTCAAGCTCGTCAACCCGGCCGGGCAGGTGCAGACCGCGCGGCTGGCGCTCACCGGCGTCACCGCGGTCGACGGCACCGGGACGCTCACCACGCTCACCGGCGACCCGGCGGGACGCAACACCCTCGCCGCACCGGCCGCCATCGTGCCGCAGACCAGGGAGCTCACCGGACTGGCCGCGACGTCGAAGCTGACCCTGCCCGCCAACTCCGTGACCACCCTGGTCATGACCGGCCGCTGA
- the araB gene encoding ribulokinase: MGEPLTVGVDFGTLSGRAVVVRVADGAELGSAVFEYPHGVLDETLPATGRALPPDWALQVPADYVGVLREAVPAALRDAGADAGDVIGIGTDFTACTMVPTTADGTPLCELPGFEGDPHAYVKLWKHHSAQPQADRINELARTRGEKWLPRYGGLISSEWEFAKGLQVFEEAPEVYGAMRHWVEAADWIVWQLTGTYVRNACTAGYKGILQDGQYPSRDFLRELAPGFESFVADKLEHPLGQLGARAGSLSAEAAAWTGLPEGIAVAVGNVDAHVTAPAANAVEPGQMVAIMGTSTCHVMNGADLREVPGMCGVVDGGIVTGLWGYEAGQSGVGDIFGWFTEHFAPAGHDELTRLAAQQEIGEHGLVALDWHSGNRSVLVDHELSGVIVGQTLATRPEDVYRALLEATAFGTRKIIETFGEAGVPVTELIIAGGLVKNALLMQIYADVTNLPLSVIGSEQGPALGSAMHAAVAAGAHADIRAAAAAMGSVRRAVYQPVPAHVAAYDELYAEYTTLHDYFGRGGNDVMHRLAARRREIAKGRS, translated from the coding sequence GTGGGAGAACCACTAACCGTCGGCGTCGACTTCGGCACGCTGTCGGGCCGCGCGGTGGTCGTGCGCGTGGCCGACGGCGCCGAGCTGGGCAGCGCGGTCTTCGAGTACCCGCACGGAGTGCTCGACGAGACGCTGCCCGCCACCGGTCGTGCGCTGCCGCCGGACTGGGCGCTGCAGGTGCCCGCGGACTACGTCGGAGTGCTCCGCGAAGCCGTCCCGGCGGCGTTGCGGGACGCGGGTGCCGACGCGGGCGACGTCATCGGCATCGGCACCGACTTCACCGCGTGCACGATGGTGCCGACGACCGCGGACGGCACGCCGCTGTGCGAGCTGCCCGGGTTCGAAGGCGACCCGCACGCGTACGTGAAGCTGTGGAAGCACCACTCGGCCCAGCCGCAGGCCGACCGGATCAACGAGCTGGCCCGCACCCGCGGCGAGAAGTGGCTGCCGCGCTACGGCGGGCTGATCTCCTCGGAGTGGGAGTTCGCCAAGGGACTCCAGGTGTTCGAAGAGGCGCCCGAGGTCTACGGCGCCATGCGGCACTGGGTCGAAGCGGCCGACTGGATCGTCTGGCAGCTGACCGGGACCTACGTCCGCAACGCGTGCACCGCCGGGTACAAGGGCATCCTGCAGGACGGCCAGTACCCGAGCCGCGACTTCCTCCGCGAGCTGGCGCCGGGCTTCGAGTCCTTCGTGGCCGACAAGCTCGAACACCCCTTGGGGCAGCTGGGTGCCCGCGCGGGGTCGCTGTCGGCGGAAGCGGCGGCGTGGACCGGGTTGCCCGAAGGCATCGCGGTCGCCGTCGGCAACGTCGACGCGCACGTCACCGCCCCCGCGGCGAACGCCGTCGAGCCCGGCCAGATGGTCGCGATCATGGGCACCTCGACGTGCCACGTGATGAACGGTGCCGACCTGCGCGAGGTCCCCGGCATGTGCGGGGTCGTCGACGGCGGGATCGTGACCGGGCTCTGGGGCTACGAAGCCGGGCAGAGCGGCGTCGGCGACATCTTCGGCTGGTTCACCGAGCACTTCGCGCCGGCCGGCCACGACGAGCTCACCCGGCTCGCCGCGCAGCAGGAGATCGGCGAGCACGGGCTCGTCGCGCTGGACTGGCACAGCGGCAACCGGTCGGTGCTCGTCGACCACGAGCTGTCCGGCGTGATCGTCGGCCAGACCCTCGCCACCCGCCCCGAAGACGTCTACCGCGCCCTGCTGGAGGCCACGGCGTTCGGCACCCGCAAGATCATCGAGACCTTCGGCGAGGCCGGCGTCCCGGTCACCGAGCTGATCATCGCGGGCGGGCTGGTCAAGAACGCGCTGCTCATGCAGATCTACGCCGACGTCACCAACCTGCCGCTGTCGGTCATCGGCTCCGAGCAGGGCCCCGCGCTCGGCTCGGCCATGCACGCGGCCGTCGCCGCCGGAGCCCACGCGGACATCCGCGCGGCCGCCGCGGCGATGGGCTCCGTGCGGCGCGCGGTCTACCAGCCGGTGCCCGCGCACGTCGCCGCCTACGACGAGCTGTACGCCGAATACACGACGCTGCACGACTACTTCGGCCGTGGCGGCAACGATGTCATGCACCGGCTCGCCGCCCGCCGCCGTGAAATCGCGAAGGGACGGTCCTGA
- a CDS encoding L-ribulose-5-phosphate 4-epimerase, with protein MSLTDEVLDTVAELRETVANLHGELTRNALVIWTAGNVSARVPGRDLMVIKPSGVSYDDLSAESMVVTDLHGELVHGDLAPSSDTAAHAYVYRHMPEVGGVVHTHSTYATAWAARGEPIPCVLTMIADEFGGEVPVGPFALIGDDSIGRGIVETLRASRSPAVLMRNHGPFTVGRTARDAVKAAVMVEDVARTVHKAFELGTPEPLPPEDVDRLYARYQNVYGQH; from the coding sequence ATGTCGTTGACCGACGAAGTGCTCGACACCGTCGCGGAACTGCGGGAGACCGTGGCGAACCTGCACGGCGAGCTGACCCGCAACGCGCTGGTCATCTGGACCGCGGGCAACGTCTCCGCGCGCGTGCCCGGCCGCGACCTGATGGTCATCAAGCCCTCGGGGGTGTCCTACGACGACCTGTCCGCCGAAAGCATGGTCGTCACCGACCTGCACGGCGAACTCGTGCACGGCGACCTCGCGCCGTCGTCGGACACCGCCGCGCACGCCTACGTCTACCGGCACATGCCCGAGGTCGGCGGCGTCGTCCACACGCACTCGACGTACGCGACGGCGTGGGCCGCGCGCGGCGAGCCGATCCCGTGCGTGCTCACGATGATCGCCGACGAGTTCGGCGGGGAGGTCCCGGTCGGGCCGTTCGCCCTGATCGGCGACGACTCCATCGGCCGCGGCATCGTCGAAACGCTTCGCGCGAGCCGGTCGCCGGCCGTGCTCATGCGCAACCACGGGCCGTTCACCGTCGGCCGCACCGCCCGCGACGCCGTCAAGGCCGCGGTGATGGTCGAGGACGTGGCCCGCACCGTCCACAAGGCCTTCGAGCTGGGCACGCCCGAACCCCTGCCGCCCGAGGACGTCGACCGGCTCTACGCCCGGTACCAGAACGTCTACGGCCAGCACTGA
- the araA gene encoding L-arabinose isomerase has protein sequence MTRASKPQLWFLTGSQALYGEETLEQVAGQSLRIQQLLAASGGLPAEIVGKPVLTESASIRRVLQEANADAACVGVIAWMHTFSPAKMWITGLDALRKPLLHLHTQLNEALPWSTIDMDFMNLNQAAHGDREFGFIQTRLGVPRKTVAGHVSDPAVVARIDAWARAAIGADHLRNLRLARFGDNMRDVAVTEGDKVEAELRFGVSVNTYGVNDLVEVVDSVSDVDSLVARYAEDYDVVPDLAAGGARHESLRYAAKIEAGLRKFLADGGFGAFTTNFEDLGGLRQLPGLAVQRLMADGYGFGGEGDWKTSALLAAVKAMSVGSDRGTSFMEDYTYHFGPGTPKILGAHMLEVCPSIAAAKPSCEIHALGIGGREDPVRLVFDAKPGPGVTLGLVDLGDRFRLVANEIEVVAPDEPLPNLPVARAVWEPAPSLSTSAESWITAGGPHHTVLTQAVSTESLRDFANLLGVELLVIDKDTTPHDFADRIRWNQAYHRLAQGF, from the coding sequence ATGACCCGCGCGTCGAAACCCCAGCTCTGGTTCCTCACCGGGAGCCAGGCCCTCTACGGCGAGGAGACCCTCGAACAGGTCGCCGGCCAGTCCCTGCGCATCCAGCAGCTGCTGGCCGCCTCCGGCGGGCTCCCCGCCGAGATCGTCGGCAAGCCGGTGCTGACCGAGTCCGCGTCCATCCGGCGCGTCCTGCAGGAAGCCAACGCCGACGCGGCCTGCGTCGGCGTGATCGCGTGGATGCACACCTTCTCGCCGGCGAAGATGTGGATCACCGGGCTGGACGCGCTGCGCAAGCCGCTGCTGCACCTGCACACCCAGCTCAACGAAGCCCTGCCGTGGTCCACCATCGACATGGACTTCATGAACCTCAACCAGGCCGCGCACGGCGACCGCGAGTTCGGGTTCATCCAGACGCGCCTCGGCGTGCCGCGCAAGACCGTCGCCGGGCACGTGTCCGACCCGGCCGTGGTGGCGCGGATCGACGCGTGGGCGCGGGCCGCGATCGGCGCCGACCACCTGCGCAACCTCCGGCTGGCCCGGTTCGGCGACAACATGCGCGACGTCGCCGTCACCGAGGGGGACAAGGTCGAGGCGGAGCTGCGGTTCGGCGTCTCGGTCAACACCTACGGCGTCAACGACCTGGTCGAGGTCGTGGACTCGGTGTCCGATGTGGATTCGCTCGTGGCCCGGTACGCCGAGGACTACGACGTCGTCCCGGACCTGGCGGCCGGGGGAGCGCGGCACGAGTCGCTGCGCTACGCGGCGAAGATCGAAGCCGGGCTGCGGAAGTTCCTCGCCGACGGCGGCTTCGGCGCGTTCACCACGAACTTCGAGGACCTCGGCGGCCTGCGCCAGCTCCCCGGCCTGGCCGTGCAGCGGCTGATGGCCGACGGCTACGGCTTCGGCGGCGAAGGCGACTGGAAGACCTCGGCGCTGCTGGCCGCGGTCAAGGCGATGAGCGTCGGGTCCGACCGGGGCACGTCGTTCATGGAGGACTACACCTACCACTTCGGGCCGGGCACGCCGAAGATCCTCGGCGCCCACATGCTCGAAGTCTGCCCTAGCATCGCCGCCGCGAAGCCGTCGTGCGAGATCCACGCGCTCGGCATCGGCGGCCGCGAGGACCCGGTCCGGCTGGTGTTCGACGCCAAGCCCGGCCCTGGCGTCACGCTGGGCCTGGTCGACCTCGGCGACCGGTTCCGCCTGGTGGCCAACGAGATCGAGGTCGTCGCGCCGGACGAGCCGCTGCCGAACCTGCCCGTGGCGCGGGCGGTCTGGGAGCCGGCGCCGTCGCTGTCGACGTCCGCGGAGTCGTGGATCACCGCGGGCGGCCCGCACCACACCGTGCTCACCCAGGCCGTGAGCACCGAATCCCTTCGCGACTTCGCGAACCTGCTCGGCGTCGAGCTGCTGGTGATCGACAAGGACACCACGCCGCACGACTTCGCCGACCGCATCCGCTGGAACCAGGCGTACCACCGCCTCGCCCAGGGTTTCTGA
- the chvE gene encoding multiple monosaccharide ABC transporter substrate-binding protein — protein MKFTRGIAALAAAGLVLTLSACGSSQKTADQAAPSGTSAAGGLVGVTMPTKSSERWIHDGDNIKSALEKLGYKVDLQYAENDIPTQVNQIENQITKGAKLLVIASIDGTAITTQLQEAADRKIPVIAYDRLIRNSPNVDYYATFDNFKVGVEQANSLVKGLGNGPGPFNVELFAGSPDDNNATFFFNGAMSVLKPLMDSGKLVVKSGQTDFARAAILRWDPATAQRRMEDLLTKTYTGGAKVAGVLSPYDGLSIGILSALKSNGYGTAGQPYPIVTGQDAEVASVKSIIAGEQYSTVFKDTRKLADTTVKMADSVLKGQKPEVNNTTDYENGKKVVPSFLLQPVTVDKSNYQKELVDSGYYTAGQLK, from the coding sequence ATGAAGTTCACCAGAGGAATCGCGGCGCTCGCGGCCGCGGGGCTCGTGCTCACGTTGTCCGCGTGCGGCTCGAGCCAGAAGACCGCGGACCAGGCGGCCCCGTCCGGCACGAGCGCGGCGGGCGGCCTGGTCGGCGTCACGATGCCGACGAAGTCGTCGGAGCGCTGGATCCACGACGGCGACAACATCAAGTCGGCGCTGGAGAAGCTCGGGTACAAGGTCGACCTGCAGTACGCCGAGAACGACATCCCCACCCAGGTGAACCAGATCGAGAACCAGATCACCAAGGGCGCCAAGCTGCTGGTCATCGCCTCGATCGACGGCACCGCCATCACCACCCAGCTGCAGGAGGCGGCCGACCGCAAGATCCCGGTCATCGCCTACGACCGGCTGATCCGCAACTCGCCGAACGTCGACTACTACGCCACGTTCGACAACTTCAAGGTCGGCGTCGAGCAGGCGAACTCGCTGGTCAAGGGCCTGGGTAACGGCCCGGGGCCGTTCAACGTCGAGCTGTTCGCCGGTTCCCCGGACGACAACAACGCCACCTTCTTCTTCAACGGCGCGATGTCCGTCCTCAAGCCGCTGATGGACAGCGGCAAGCTGGTCGTCAAGAGCGGGCAGACCGACTTCGCCCGCGCGGCCATCCTGCGCTGGGACCCGGCCACCGCGCAGCGGCGCATGGAGGACCTGCTCACCAAGACCTACACCGGTGGCGCGAAGGTCGCGGGCGTGCTTTCGCCGTACGACGGCCTGTCGATCGGCATCCTGTCGGCGCTGAAGAGCAACGGCTACGGCACCGCCGGCCAGCCCTACCCGATCGTCACCGGGCAGGACGCCGAGGTCGCCTCGGTCAAGTCGATCATCGCCGGTGAGCAGTACTCGACGGTGTTCAAGGACACCCGCAAGCTGGCCGACACCACCGTCAAGATGGCCGACTCCGTCCTCAAGGGACAGAAGCCCGAGGTCAACAACACCACGGACTACGAGAACGGCAAGAAGGTCGTCCCGTCGTTCCTGCTGCAGCCGGTGACCGTGGACAAGTCCAACTACCAGAAGGAGCTGGTGGACTCCGGCTACTACACGGCAGGTCAGCTGAAATGA